A window from Pseudobutyrivibrio ruminis HUN009 encodes these proteins:
- a CDS encoding glycosyltransferase family 2 protein, with product MDYFKDCLESIDEQEYRNFELYILDNNPSNAIEVTIKEFFPDIVDKVHYRRLKKKSGGAYAYNIGAHFAEGDYLVYLGQHDRLSLKTLAFLNEKISQLDNDSIIYTDNDEIVGQDRMNPHFKCDFNKELLLQTNYIGEFVAISRNVYKRLGEFNEKAQTAYIYEYLLRAAFKKESIEHIPSLLYHKRTSDKLLTKEQRAEANFYCKEHMALAISYLRQTGVVAEGRIDASLKKWHLDYDETSFRRFSKDYMFFKEDDVKLYTRNNAKKMYAYLNQPDVAVVGARFIDRGFTYDNVGYVFDTDGAWYPAFHGQRIFRDSYEGLASMPRDVAMIDAGCCMIDSKVYRMLHGFDTRLSGQDAMFDFCLRAKARGFRTIVIPKVIARKKNRVTITSTDSHEILMEKHGEIIKNGDTFYNRNLPVGMENYILPGTQE from the coding sequence ATGGATTATTTCAAAGATTGTCTAGAGTCTATTGATGAGCAGGAATACCGTAATTTTGAACTTTATATACTAGATAATAATCCTTCCAATGCCATCGAAGTTACCATTAAGGAGTTTTTCCCGGACATTGTGGATAAGGTTCATTATCGTCGACTGAAAAAGAAATCTGGAGGTGCCTATGCGTATAACATAGGCGCCCATTTTGCAGAAGGGGATTATCTAGTCTATTTAGGACAGCATGATCGACTAAGTCTTAAGACTTTGGCATTTCTAAATGAAAAGATTTCGCAGCTGGACAATGATAGTATCATATATACGGATAACGATGAAATCGTCGGTCAGGATAGAATGAATCCTCATTTTAAATGCGATTTCAACAAAGAACTTTTATTGCAGACAAACTACATTGGCGAGTTTGTTGCAATTTCAAGGAATGTTTACAAACGCTTGGGAGAATTCAATGAAAAGGCTCAGACTGCCTATATCTATGAATATCTTCTTAGGGCAGCATTCAAAAAAGAATCTATAGAGCATATTCCATCACTTTTGTATCACAAACGTACTTCCGACAAGCTTCTTACAAAGGAGCAAAGAGCTGAAGCCAATTTTTACTGCAAGGAGCACATGGCGCTTGCTATATCTTATCTTCGTCAAACCGGAGTTGTGGCTGAGGGAAGAATTGATGCATCTTTAAAGAAATGGCATTTGGATTACGATGAAACATCATTTAGACGTTTCTCTAAGGACTATATGTTTTTTAAAGAGGATGATGTCAAACTCTATACCAGAAATAATGCTAAAAAAATGTATGCATATCTTAATCAGCCGGATGTGGCTGTGGTAGGTGCTCGTTTTATAGATAGAGGTTTCACTTACGATAATGTGGGATATGTGTTTGATACAGATGGAGCATGGTATCCGGCATTTCATGGACAGCGAATTTTCAGAGATAGCTATGAGGGTTTGGCTAGCATGCCAAGAGATGTAGCCATGATAGATGCAGGTTGTTGCATGATTGATTCGAAGGTATATCGAATGCTTCACGGTTTCGACACCAGATTGTCTGGTCAGGATGCAATGTTTGATTTTTGTTTGAGGGCAAAGGCTAGAGGATTTAGGACTATCGTCATTCCAAAAGTTATTGCTAGAAAAAAGAACAGAGTGACAATAACATCCACCGATTCTCATGAAATATTGATGGAAAAACATGGTGAAATCATCAAGAATGGTGACACATTCTACAATAGGAACTTACCTGTTGGAATGGAAAATTATATATTGCCGGGAACACAAGAGTAA
- a CDS encoding sugar transferase — MYKKKKRSWVKHLDFIILDMIAAELALFIGVYIKFHSVIFLDRFEWYNLYQSLAKILPFIDLTGVLFTETYTGILRRTKYQEITSTVWHSLINFLGVLLYMYANQTSYYYSRFALGAFGIAMIVVTYIVRVFWKRIIRRRKLLDVNKSSMVVVAESTTVEHCLSEIAHSPYTEFKVEGVVVVDKDMTGQEIQGIPVVANADSLFEYLRTNVVDEIFLDGNTRASEESLAGRLVEQGLTVHMSLIHTNNLMPNRIMETYGDYVVLTTSMHIANNRQAFLKRLMDICGAIVGLVLAFIAFVIFAPVIKLQSPGPVFFTQTRIGKNGRRFRFYKFRTMYIDAEERKKELMSQNEMKGNMFKMENDPRVTPIGHFLRKYSIDELPQFWNVLIGEMSLVGTRPPLEDEYENYALHHKARLSIKPGLTGMWQVSGRSDIKDFEQVVALDTEYISNWSLGLDIKIIFKTIAVVFGGKGSK; from the coding sequence TTGTACAAAAAAAAGAAGCGTTCCTGGGTAAAACATTTGGATTTTATAATCCTTGATATGATTGCTGCGGAGTTGGCACTATTTATTGGTGTTTATATTAAGTTCCACAGCGTAATCTTTTTGGATCGTTTTGAGTGGTACAACCTCTATCAAAGCTTGGCAAAAATATTGCCATTCATTGATTTAACAGGTGTACTTTTTACTGAGACTTACACAGGAATTTTAAGAAGAACAAAATATCAAGAAATTACTTCCACTGTATGGCACAGCTTGATAAACTTCCTTGGCGTCTTGCTTTACATGTATGCCAACCAAACATCATACTACTATTCTCGATTTGCGTTAGGTGCTTTCGGAATAGCAATGATTGTTGTTACATACATTGTTAGAGTTTTCTGGAAGAGGATTATCCGTAGAAGAAAACTATTGGATGTAAACAAATCATCCATGGTTGTTGTTGCGGAGTCTACTACAGTGGAGCACTGTCTTTCAGAAATAGCTCACAGCCCATATACAGAGTTTAAGGTTGAGGGCGTTGTAGTTGTTGATAAGGATATGACTGGTCAGGAGATTCAAGGAATCCCAGTAGTTGCAAATGCGGATAGCCTTTTTGAATATCTCAGGACAAATGTAGTAGATGAAATTTTCCTCGATGGAAACACTAGAGCTAGCGAGGAAAGCTTGGCAGGACGTTTGGTTGAGCAGGGACTTACAGTTCATATGTCTTTGATTCATACAAATAATCTTATGCCAAACCGCATTATGGAAACATATGGCGATTATGTTGTACTTACAACAAGTATGCATATTGCCAACAATAGACAGGCATTCTTAAAGAGATTGATGGATATCTGCGGTGCAATCGTAGGATTGGTTTTAGCATTTATTGCCTTTGTTATATTTGCACCAGTTATAAAGCTTCAGTCTCCAGGACCAGTATTTTTCACTCAGACACGAATCGGAAAAAATGGTCGTAGATTCAGATTCTACAAATTCAGAACTATGTATATTGATGCTGAAGAGCGTAAAAAAGAGCTTATGTCTCAGAACGAGATGAAGGGAAATATGTTCAAGATGGAAAATGACCCACGTGTCACACCAATCGGACATTTCCTTAGAAAATATTCTATCGATGAATTACCTCAGTTCTGGAACGTTCTTATAGGAGAGATGTCTCTTGTTGGAACAAGACCACCACTCGAAGATGAATATGAAAACTATGCTCTTCATCACAAGGCTAGATTGTCCATCAAGCCAGGTCTTACAGGAATGTGGCAGGTTAGCGGACGTAGCGATATAAAGGATTTTGAGCAGGTAGTTGCTCTTGATACAGAATATATATCTAATTGGTCTCTTGGATTAGATATCAAGATAATATTCAAGACTATAGCTGTTGTTTTTGGCGGAAAGGGCTCGAAATAG
- a CDS encoding UTP--glucose-1-phosphate uridylyltransferase produces the protein MLTKEKALELLRENNQEHVMNFFDQLPEENKKELLNQIENINWPDFKLIGSNEAASRGEFSVPPAVSISEIAKKHDEFEAIGLEAIKKGEVAAVLLAGGMGTRLGFDLPKGCFNVGETKELYIFQCLINNLMDVVNQAGCFVPLYIMTSEKNDQATREFFAEHDYFGYNPEYVKYFIQDMACAVDYNGKLLLEEKGRLATSPNGNGGWYASMVKAGLDKEMKAKGVKWINIFAVDNVCQRIADPVFVGATIAGGYEAGSKVVRKVDPQEKMGLLCLEDGKPSIVEYYEMSDEMAEARAEDGSLLYKYGVILNYLFSLEKLDEIVNNNMLVHVVEKKIPHIDADGNHISPEEPNGYKFELLVLDMVHMMDSNLAFEVDRVHEFAPIKNLHGVDSVDSAKELLKKNGVIL, from the coding sequence ATGTTAACTAAAGAAAAAGCACTCGAATTACTGAGGGAGAATAATCAGGAACACGTAATGAATTTCTTCGACCAGCTTCCTGAGGAGAATAAGAAAGAGCTTCTTAATCAGATTGAAAATATTAATTGGCCAGACTTCAAGCTTATCGGTTCAAACGAAGCTGCATCAAGAGGAGAGTTTAGCGTTCCTCCAGCAGTAAGTATTTCTGAAATTGCAAAGAAGCACGATGAGTTCGAAGCAATCGGATTAGAGGCAATCAAAAAAGGCGAAGTAGCAGCAGTTCTTCTTGCAGGTGGAATGGGCACTCGTCTTGGATTTGATTTACCAAAGGGATGCTTCAATGTTGGCGAAACAAAAGAGCTCTACATTTTCCAGTGCCTTATCAACAACCTTATGGATGTTGTTAATCAGGCAGGTTGTTTTGTCCCTCTTTATATTATGACAAGTGAAAAGAATGATCAGGCTACACGCGAATTCTTCGCAGAGCATGATTATTTTGGATACAATCCTGAGTACGTTAAATACTTCATTCAGGATATGGCTTGTGCTGTTGATTACAATGGCAAGCTTCTTCTTGAGGAGAAAGGCCGTCTTGCTACATCACCAAATGGAAATGGTGGTTGGTATGCATCAATGGTAAAAGCAGGCCTTGATAAAGAAATGAAGGCAAAGGGTGTTAAGTGGATTAACATCTTTGCAGTAGATAATGTATGTCAGCGAATTGCAGATCCAGTATTTGTTGGAGCTACAATTGCAGGCGGATACGAAGCAGGCTCAAAGGTTGTTCGTAAGGTAGATCCACAGGAAAAAATGGGTCTTCTTTGCCTTGAGGACGGTAAGCCATCAATTGTTGAGTACTACGAAATGTCAGATGAGATGGCAGAGGCAAGAGCTGAGGACGGAAGCCTTCTTTACAAATACGGTGTTATCCTCAACTACTTATTCTCACTTGAGAAGCTTGATGAAATCGTTAACAACAACATGCTTGTACACGTTGTTGAGAAAAAGATTCCACACATCGATGCTGATGGAAATCACATTTCACCAGAAGAACCAAACGGCTATAAGTTCGAGCTTTTAGTTCTTGATATGGTTCACATGATGGATTCAAACCTTGCATTCGAGGTAGACAGAGTACACGAATTTGCACCAATCAAAAATCTTCATGGCGTAGATTCAGTGGACAGTGCAAAAGAATTGCTTAAGAAAAATGGAGTTATACTCTAA
- a CDS encoding glycosyltransferase family 2 protein: MKLIIQIPCYNEAETLEIALNDLPKHIDGIDEIEYLIINDGSADNTVEVAKRWGVHHIVNLRRNKGLAYGFMAGIDACLRHGADIIVNTDADNQYVADDIELLVRPILEGRSDIVIGARPIDETEHFSPLKKKLQHFGSWVVQKASNTDIPDAPSGFRAYSRDAAMRLNVTNDYTYTLETIVQAGRNKIAQTSVPIRTNGELRPSRLFNSMMGYVKKSMVTILRAYLMYQPLKTFSLLAIIPFIVGLGVIIRYLVYVSMGNSAGHVQSLILGCTLLIMGFISLMIALIGDLLAKNRKILEDIEYHTRKMDYDGVNNKDGYKKENNL, translated from the coding sequence ATGAAATTAATCATTCAGATTCCATGCTACAACGAGGCAGAGACACTTGAGATAGCCTTAAATGATTTGCCTAAGCATATTGATGGAATCGATGAAATTGAATATTTAATTATAAATGACGGAAGCGCAGACAACACTGTTGAGGTTGCAAAGCGTTGGGGTGTGCATCACATTGTAAATCTCCGTCGTAACAAAGGTCTTGCTTATGGATTTATGGCAGGTATCGATGCTTGTCTTCGCCACGGGGCAGACATTATCGTAAATACGGATGCAGACAATCAATATGTTGCAGACGATATAGAACTTTTAGTTAGACCAATTCTAGAGGGACGCTCAGATATTGTTATTGGTGCAAGACCAATCGATGAGACAGAGCATTTCTCACCACTGAAAAAGAAGTTACAACACTTCGGAAGCTGGGTAGTTCAAAAGGCCAGCAACACAGATATCCCTGATGCTCCGAGTGGATTTAGAGCATATTCAAGGGATGCAGCCATGAGGCTCAACGTTACAAACGATTATACATATACACTTGAGACTATTGTGCAAGCGGGGCGCAATAAAATCGCTCAGACCAGTGTGCCAATTCGTACTAATGGCGAGCTTAGACCATCAAGACTGTTCAACAGCATGATGGGCTATGTTAAAAAGTCCATGGTTACAATTCTTAGGGCTTATTTAATGTATCAGCCTTTGAAGACATTCAGTCTTTTGGCTATAATACCATTTATTGTTGGATTAGGGGTTATCATCAGATATTTGGTATATGTTTCAATGGGTAATTCAGCGGGACATGTTCAGTCACTTATACTTGGCTGTACTCTTTTAATCATGGGATTCATTTCCCTAATGATTGCGCTCATTGGTGATCTTCTTGCAAAGAATCGTAAGATTTTGGAGGATATTGAGTACCATACAAGAAAGATGGATTACGATGGGGTGAATAATAAAGATGGATATAAAAAGGAGAATAATTTATAA
- a CDS encoding glycosyltransferase family 2 protein: MSEIKEYKQPTNKIEKGLLYLQHYGFKKTVAKTVRKLMKHDQEHYSYRQFLKENPITKEELDKQKHTVFKYNPVISIVIPLYNTKEEFLIELIQSFTAQTYPHWQLCLGDGSPEEGLKDIILKATNGIWDERIIYKKLSDNTGIAGNTNAAMELATGDYIGFTDHDDLITPDAMYYIAKALNEDGTIQAIYSDEDKIDMEGKEYFLPHFKSDFNIDLLCSHNYITHLFVVRADIVKESGGILSEFDGAQDHDFDLRVLEKCTNIYHIPRVLYHWRCHPDSTADHPEAKMYAYENGRRAVENHYKRLGIPARVELDTHLGYYRTIYQWPDSPLLSIVIPNMNHVEDLKACIDSIVEKNDYPNVEFVIVENNSTEESIRNYYTQLVNRSDIKAKVVDFTKEHPDTMGVFNYSALMNYGVSHSDGEYILMLNNDTRMINADSISEMMGFVRRSDVGAVGARLYFGNNTVQHAGLVLGLGGVANSQFLGSGREQVGYFYRSTCVQDLSALTGACLLTSKSDFEAVGGFDEGLAVAFNDVDFCLKLRAKNLLCVYTPFSEWYHLESVSRGLDLEDEGKKARMESETEYFMSKWQSVLDKGDPYYNPNLSLTKFDYSFRSKE; the protein is encoded by the coding sequence ATGAGTGAAATAAAAGAATACAAGCAACCTACTAATAAAATAGAAAAAGGATTACTTTATCTACAGCATTATGGCTTTAAAAAGACTGTAGCAAAGACAGTTAGAAAGCTTATGAAACACGACCAGGAGCACTACAGCTACAGACAGTTCCTGAAAGAAAATCCAATTACAAAAGAAGAATTAGACAAGCAAAAGCATACTGTTTTTAAATACAATCCAGTTATCAGTATCGTAATTCCGTTATATAACACAAAGGAAGAATTCCTTATTGAATTAATTCAGTCCTTTACAGCTCAGACCTATCCACACTGGCAGCTTTGCCTTGGGGATGGCAGTCCAGAGGAAGGCTTGAAGGATATCATTCTAAAGGCTACCAATGGCATTTGGGATGAAAGAATCATCTATAAAAAACTAAGTGATAATACAGGTATTGCAGGCAATACAAACGCAGCAATGGAGCTTGCTACTGGAGACTATATCGGATTTACGGACCACGATGATCTAATCACTCCAGATGCAATGTACTATATTGCAAAAGCTTTAAATGAAGACGGTACAATCCAGGCTATCTATTCTGACGAAGATAAAATAGACATGGAGGGCAAGGAATATTTCCTCCCTCACTTCAAGTCAGATTTCAATATTGATTTGCTTTGCTCTCACAACTACATCACGCATCTTTTTGTAGTTAGAGCAGACATCGTAAAAGAGAGCGGCGGAATTCTCTCTGAGTTTGACGGCGCACAGGACCACGATTTCGACCTTAGAGTTTTGGAGAAATGTACCAATATATATCACATCCCTAGGGTCCTTTACCACTGGAGATGTCATCCGGATTCTACGGCAGATCATCCAGAGGCAAAAATGTACGCCTATGAAAATGGTCGTCGAGCAGTGGAAAATCACTACAAGCGCTTGGGCATTCCAGCTCGCGTAGAGCTTGATACACACCTTGGATATTACCGTACAATCTATCAGTGGCCAGATTCACCACTTCTTTCTATTGTGATTCCAAACATGAATCACGTAGAGGATTTAAAGGCATGCATCGATAGCATTGTGGAGAAAAACGATTATCCAAATGTGGAGTTTGTAATTGTAGAAAACAATTCCACAGAAGAATCAATCAGAAACTACTATACACAGCTTGTAAATAGATCTGATATTAAAGCGAAGGTTGTTGATTTCACAAAAGAACATCCAGATACCATGGGAGTCTTCAACTATTCAGCACTTATGAATTATGGTGTTTCCCATTCTGATGGTGAGTACATTCTGATGCTCAACAACGACACTCGCATGATTAATGCTGACAGTATTTCCGAGATGATGGGATTTGTTCGCAGAAGTGATGTAGGTGCTGTAGGCGCAAGACTTTACTTTGGAAACAATACTGTGCAGCACGCAGGTCTCGTACTTGGCCTTGGTGGAGTTGCCAACTCACAGTTTTTAGGAAGCGGCCGTGAGCAGGTTGGATATTTCTACAGAAGCACCTGCGTGCAGGATTTATCAGCTCTTACTGGCGCATGCTTGCTCACTAGTAAGTCAGATTTTGAGGCAGTTGGAGGATTTGATGAAGGTCTTGCAGTTGCCTTTAATGACGTAGATTTTTGCTTGAAACTTCGTGCCAAGAATTTACTGTGCGTTTACACTCCATTTTCAGAGTGGTATCATTTAGAGTCGGTGAGCCGAGGACTGGACCTTGAGGATGAGGGCAAAAAGGCTCGTATGGAATCAGAGACAGAGTACTTTATGTCAAAGTGGCAGTCTGTACTTGATAAGGGTGATCCATACTACAACCCAAATCTATCACTCACCAAATTCGACTATTCATTTAGAAGTAAGGAGTAG
- a CDS encoding glycosyltransferase: protein MEQFSQLDSLIKGKKVLYITTKNLDYIRVSQEINYLSHLASQVEIIGSKSSSYPKRIAFVFASLLKQPMKDIDIVFVGFAPQLVMPFFSWKFRTKTVIIDFFISVYDTMVLDRKKFKDGGFLSKFCHSLDEGTLKKADYIVCDTKAHGEFFADELGACQEKLRVLYLEADASIYYPRDKKPSGSQKKVLYFGSILNLQGVDVILDALKQFKDDTDISFEIIGPVPSAMDKPIQNNISYINWLSQQDLAEHIAQADLCLAGHFSGTIDKAKRTIPGKAYIYQAMGRPMILGDGPANHELFTADSNHIFVKMGDSTALAEAIKDFFDYE, encoded by the coding sequence ATGGAACAATTTAGTCAACTGGATTCCCTCATCAAAGGGAAGAAGGTTCTTTATATAACAACTAAAAATTTAGATTACATCAGAGTTTCCCAAGAGATTAATTATCTATCGCATTTGGCATCTCAGGTGGAGATAATCGGAAGCAAATCTTCTAGCTATCCAAAGCGTATTGCATTTGTGTTTGCTAGCTTGCTCAAGCAACCCATGAAAGACATTGATATTGTATTTGTGGGATTTGCTCCTCAGCTGGTTATGCCATTTTTTTCTTGGAAGTTTAGAACAAAGACTGTCATCATCGACTTCTTTATTTCTGTTTATGACACTATGGTGCTTGATAGAAAGAAGTTCAAGGATGGCGGTTTTCTTTCGAAGTTCTGTCACAGCCTGGACGAAGGCACACTTAAAAAGGCAGATTATATAGTGTGTGACACAAAGGCTCACGGTGAGTTTTTTGCAGATGAGCTTGGTGCTTGTCAGGAAAAGCTAAGGGTTCTATATCTTGAGGCTGATGCAAGCATCTATTATCCTAGGGACAAAAAGCCATCCGGTTCTCAGAAAAAGGTTCTTTATTTTGGCTCAATTTTAAACCTTCAGGGAGTGGATGTGATTTTAGATGCACTAAAGCAGTTCAAGGATGATACAGATATTTCATTTGAAATAATTGGTCCAGTGCCATCAGCTATGGACAAACCAATCCAGAATAATATATCTTATATAAACTGGCTCAGCCAGCAGGATTTGGCGGAGCATATTGCTCAGGCAGATTTATGCTTGGCAGGCCACTTCTCAGGAACTATCGATAAGGCAAAAAGGACAATTCCTGGAAAGGCATACATATATCAGGCAATGGGCAGGCCAATGATTCTTGGAGATGGCCCAGCCAACCACGAGCTGTTCACTGCGGACAGCAACCATATTTTTGTAAAAATGGGAGATTCTACAGCATTAGCTGAAGCAATAAAAGATTTTTTCGACTATGAGTGA
- a CDS encoding glycosyltransferase family 2 protein yields MATISVLLSTYNGQKYITEQIQSILKQTFSDFVLYIRDDGSSDDTLNIIHNLASTDSRIVIINDVSKDTNTNLGFGESFSTISKYALTHSDCSYFAFCDQDDYWEEDKLEVALSYFEKANSDTPILFASNYYICDDVLNVTGTFNETNPMTGVTFENLFFEGVFPGFTMMINRKLAELSFDNNYSKNIYYHDKWVTLIALGLKGQIIYSEKPLAKYRRHSDAVSSTNLGIIKKIKWRVDKVLNGDFCPRTRQMLKCFSGLFYCQVDTETKKFLDVFNSKKIFKKTFYHKHLRRSFSGEVMLRLILLLGKL; encoded by the coding sequence ATGGCAACCATTTCAGTTTTATTGTCCACTTACAATGGGCAAAAATATATTACCGAACAAATACAAAGCATACTGAAACAGACTTTTTCAGACTTTGTTTTATATATTCGAGATGACGGTTCTAGTGATGACACTTTAAACATCATTCATAATTTAGCTTCTACAGATTCAAGAATTGTTATCATCAACGATGTTTCAAAGGATACAAATACAAATTTAGGATTTGGAGAAAGCTTCAGCACTATCTCCAAATATGCTCTTACCCACAGTGATTGCTCATATTTTGCTTTTTGCGATCAAGACGATTATTGGGAAGAGGATAAATTGGAAGTAGCTTTGTCTTATTTTGAAAAGGCTAACTCAGATACACCTATTCTTTTTGCGTCAAATTACTATATATGTGATGATGTGTTGAATGTGACCGGCACTTTCAACGAAACTAATCCTATGACAGGAGTCACCTTTGAGAATCTTTTCTTTGAAGGAGTCTTTCCTGGTTTCACCATGATGATAAACAGAAAGCTTGCTGAGCTTTCATTTGATAACAATTACTCCAAAAATATTTATTATCATGATAAGTGGGTCACTTTAATTGCTCTTGGGTTAAAGGGGCAAATCATTTACAGTGAAAAGCCTTTAGCCAAATATAGACGCCACAGTGACGCAGTATCATCCACAAATCTTGGTATCATCAAAAAGATTAAATGGAGAGTGGATAAGGTTTTAAATGGTGATTTCTGTCCTCGAACAAGGCAGATGTTAAAATGCTTTTCTGGATTGTTTTACTGCCAGGTTGATACTGAGACAAAAAAATTTTTGGATGTTTTTAATTCAAAAAAAATCTTCAAAAAGACTTTTTATCATAAGCATCTTCGCAGAAGTTTTTCAGGAGAAGTTATGCTTCGACTAATTCTATTACTTGGAAAACTATAG
- a CDS encoding flippase — protein MKEKNVKKNYIYNVAYQLLVIITPLLTAPYISRVLGVDGIGVFSYVTAIAAFFIIFATLGTSTYGQREISYVQADAHRRSVVFWNTVIFRCTSTAIFLLIYGIFVFALRPEWMIIYIIQFIEIINVACDTSWFFQGLEEFGKIVGRNAIFRLINLAMVFTLIKDENDLALYTAATAIITMAGHVSLWAYLPKYLTKVSKSELTPFADTHVILGLFLPTIAVQIYQYLDKIMIRLINGGSTENGYYEQAMRITKMVLVLVTSMSTVMVPRIGRYFEEGNKDAIRNAMYKAYRFAWFLGLPLMFGLFGIADNFIPWFYGPGYEKVIVLLKIVSAITVAISINNVTGIQYLVPTKRENLYTKTVLYGAVINFCFNLMLIPKLSSYGAAFASVIAEASIAIIQLFVIRKELEIKRIIAPIPKYLFSAAMMLLLLIVESRLLPNTIIATFIMIVTGAAVYFILLLILADSFFIENAKSVINKISSKLSGVKK, from the coding sequence ATGAAAGAGAAAAACGTAAAAAAGAATTATATATATAATGTAGCATATCAGTTACTGGTTATTATCACACCACTTCTGACTGCCCCTTACATTTCCAGAGTGCTGGGCGTAGATGGCATCGGTGTATTTTCTTATGTAACTGCCATTGCTGCATTTTTCATTATTTTTGCCACCTTGGGCACATCTACTTATGGTCAGCGTGAGATTTCCTATGTGCAGGCTGATGCTCACAGACGTTCTGTGGTATTTTGGAACACAGTAATTTTCAGATGTACTTCCACTGCCATATTCCTTTTAATCTACGGCATTTTTGTTTTTGCCCTAAGACCAGAATGGATGATTATTTACATCATTCAGTTCATAGAAATAATCAATGTTGCCTGTGATACATCATGGTTCTTCCAAGGTCTTGAGGAGTTTGGCAAAATTGTTGGACGTAATGCCATATTTAGATTAATAAACCTGGCGATGGTTTTCACCCTTATCAAAGATGAAAACGACCTGGCCCTCTACACTGCAGCCACTGCCATCATCACCATGGCCGGACACGTTTCGCTTTGGGCATACCTTCCAAAGTATCTCACAAAGGTTTCAAAATCAGAGCTTACACCATTTGCTGACACACATGTGATTCTTGGATTATTCTTGCCAACCATTGCAGTTCAAATATATCAATATTTAGATAAGATTATGATTCGCCTCATCAACGGCGGTAGCACTGAAAACGGCTACTATGAACAGGCTATGCGAATCACAAAAATGGTGCTAGTACTTGTCACATCAATGTCTACAGTTATGGTGCCTCGCATCGGCAGGTATTTTGAAGAAGGCAACAAGGATGCCATTAGAAATGCAATGTACAAGGCCTACAGATTTGCATGGTTTTTAGGCTTGCCTCTTATGTTTGGATTATTCGGAATCGCCGACAATTTCATTCCATGGTTCTACGGCCCAGGCTATGAAAAGGTAATTGTGCTTTTAAAGATTGTTTCAGCTATCACTGTTGCCATCTCAATCAACAATGTAACCGGCATCCAGTATTTAGTGCCAACCAAAAGAGAGAACTTATACACAAAGACAGTGCTTTACGGAGCAGTTATCAACTTCTGCTTCAACCTGATGTTAATACCAAAGCTTAGCTCCTATGGAGCTGCATTTGCTTCTGTCATCGCCGAAGCATCAATCGCAATCATCCAGCTTTTTGTCATTAGAAAAGAGCTGGAAATCAAGCGCATCATAGCGCCAATACCAAAGTATTTATTCTCCGCAGCTATGATGTTACTATTACTTATAGTAGAAAGTCGTCTCCTGCCAAACACAATCATTGCAACATTTATCATGATTGTCACAGGAGCCGCAGTATATTTTATTCTTTTGCTTATACTTGCTGATTCATTCTTCATTGAGAATGCAAAATCAGTTATTAATAAGATTTCAAGTAAATTGAGTGGAGTTAAGAAATAA